A section of the Rhizobium sp. Pop5 genome encodes:
- a CDS encoding metallophosphoesterase, giving the protein MSSSAVPLFRFGIIADPQYAAIAPHAAMDRYYANSLAKVAEAIEVFNGWELSFVMTLGDVIDRSFASFDDILPVYEKLRHEALFLLGNHDFAVSSGHLSEIATRLGMPSPYYSFSRHGWRFIVLDGNEVSTFAPPEGHPHRALAAEMLAELQAKGARNAHSWNAALSDEQFAWLGNEIASAAAVGEKVIVMNHYPVHPPGEHGMWDSERIVALLASHENVVAYLNGHDHVGNYGVAGACHFVNFKGVVDTEKENAFAIVEVHADRIEIRGFGREESRTLPY; this is encoded by the coding sequence ATGTCTTCCTCTGCTGTTCCCCTGTTCCGCTTCGGTATCATCGCCGACCCGCAATATGCGGCAATCGCGCCGCATGCGGCCATGGACCGCTATTATGCCAACAGCCTCGCCAAAGTCGCTGAGGCGATCGAGGTCTTCAACGGCTGGGAGCTGAGCTTCGTCATGACGCTCGGCGATGTCATCGACCGCAGCTTCGCAAGCTTCGACGATATCCTGCCGGTCTACGAGAAGCTGCGGCACGAGGCGCTCTTCCTGCTCGGCAATCACGATTTCGCGGTGTCCTCGGGACATCTGTCCGAAATCGCGACGCGCCTCGGCATGCCGTCGCCCTATTACAGCTTCTCCCGCCACGGCTGGCGCTTCATTGTGCTCGACGGCAATGAGGTCAGCACCTTCGCGCCGCCGGAAGGCCATCCTCATCGCGCGCTTGCAGCGGAGATGCTGGCCGAGCTGCAGGCCAAGGGCGCCAGGAATGCCCATTCGTGGAATGCCGCGCTGAGCGACGAGCAGTTCGCCTGGCTCGGCAACGAGATTGCCAGCGCTGCCGCGGTCGGCGAGAAGGTGATCGTCATGAATCACTATCCGGTGCATCCGCCCGGCGAGCACGGCATGTGGGACAGCGAGCGCATCGTCGCGCTGCTCGCCTCGCACGAAAACGTCGTCGCCTATCTCAACGGTCACGACCATGTCGGCAATTATGGTGTGGCCGGCGCCTGCCATTTCGTCAATTTCAAGGGCGTGGTCGACACAGAGAAAGAAAATGCCTTCGCGATCGTCGAGGTCCATGCCGACCGCATCGAAATCCGCGGCTTCGGCCGGGAGGAGAGCCGCACGCTGCCTTATTAG
- a CDS encoding sugar phosphate isomerase/epimerase, whose amino-acid sequence MKLGFVSDSLGGLPFEAMLDHAQRLGVSGVEVNTCGWSTAPHFDLSTILRDKSAQKSFLGAFADRELEVISLNANGNPLHPTDLSQGQGLEDTIRAAGALGIKTVCAMSGLPAGNATDTMPNWVVSSWPPETQAILRYQWEEKLLPYWTKIVALARDHGVERIALELHGNQCVYNVPSLLKLREAVGPVVGANLDPSHLFWMGADPLVAAEALGVAVYHVHAKDTFLNAPKQAVTSLLENGSLMDIPARSWSYITLGFGHGEEWWRQFCYRLKMAGYDSWLSIEHEDVLLNSLEGLEKSVALLQGVMPVAAGDFKPQAI is encoded by the coding sequence ATGAAGCTTGGATTCGTATCAGACAGCCTCGGCGGCCTGCCCTTCGAGGCGATGCTGGATCACGCTCAAAGATTGGGCGTCTCCGGCGTCGAGGTCAACACCTGCGGCTGGTCGACGGCGCCGCATTTCGATCTGTCGACGATCCTGCGGGACAAGAGTGCGCAGAAATCATTCCTCGGAGCTTTCGCCGACCGGGAACTGGAAGTGATAAGCCTGAACGCCAACGGAAATCCCCTGCATCCAACCGATCTTTCCCAGGGACAAGGTCTGGAGGATACGATCCGCGCAGCCGGCGCTCTGGGAATCAAGACGGTCTGCGCGATGTCGGGACTTCCAGCCGGGAATGCCACCGATACGATGCCGAACTGGGTGGTCTCCTCGTGGCCGCCGGAGACGCAGGCGATTCTTCGCTACCAGTGGGAGGAAAAACTCCTCCCGTACTGGACCAAGATCGTGGCGCTCGCCAGGGATCACGGTGTGGAACGCATCGCTCTGGAACTGCACGGCAACCAGTGCGTCTACAATGTACCTTCGCTGCTGAAACTGCGCGAAGCCGTCGGCCCGGTCGTCGGAGCGAATCTGGATCCATCTCATCTCTTCTGGATGGGCGCCGATCCGCTTGTCGCCGCGGAAGCGCTCGGCGTCGCCGTATACCACGTTCATGCCAAGGATACCTTCCTCAACGCTCCGAAGCAGGCCGTCACAAGCCTTCTGGAGAACGGCAGCCTGATGGATATACCGGCGCGCAGCTGGTCCTACATCACGCTGGGATTTGGCCATGGGGAAGAATGGTGGCGGCAGTTCTGCTACAGGCTGAAGATGGCCGGTTACGACAGCTGGCTCTCGATCGAGCACGAGGACGTGCTTTTGAACAGTCTCGAAGGGCTGGAGAAGTCCGTGGCTCTGTTGCAGGGCGTGATGCCGGTCGCAGCGGGCGATTTCAAGCCGCAGGCGATCTAG
- a CDS encoding LysE family translocator gives MDYHQNLWLFFTLLFGIIIVPGMDMLFVLANSLTGGVKRGLAATSGIMAGGAVHSAYGAAGVGVLVTMLPQLFNLLLFAGVAYMIWIGVSLVRSSITVEAVGPGTAHSSWRAFRQGAVTCLINPKAYIFMFAVYPQFLRPEYGPFWRQGLIMGAMTVVTQLAVYGTLAMTAGRSRDLLIANPDATAFVGRFAGMLLIAVSAFSLWEGWKGA, from the coding sequence ATGGACTATCACCAAAACCTCTGGCTCTTCTTCACCCTTCTCTTCGGCATCATCATCGTTCCGGGCATGGACATGCTCTTCGTGCTCGCCAATTCGCTGACCGGCGGCGTCAAGCGCGGGCTGGCGGCGACCAGCGGCATCATGGCCGGCGGCGCTGTGCATTCGGCCTATGGTGCGGCCGGCGTCGGCGTGCTCGTCACCATGCTGCCGCAGCTCTTCAATCTGCTGCTCTTTGCCGGCGTCGCCTACATGATCTGGATCGGTGTTTCGCTGGTCCGCAGCTCGATCACCGTCGAAGCCGTCGGGCCGGGAACGGCGCACTCCAGCTGGCGCGCCTTCCGCCAGGGCGCCGTCACCTGTCTCATCAACCCGAAGGCCTATATTTTCATGTTTGCCGTCTATCCACAGTTCCTGAGGCCGGAATATGGCCCGTTCTGGAGGCAGGGCCTGATCATGGGCGCCATGACCGTCGTCACGCAGCTCGCCGTCTACGGCACGCTGGCGATGACGGCCGGCCGCAGCCGCGACCTGCTGATCGCAAATCCCGACGCCACCGCCTTCGTCGGCCGCTTCGCCGGAATGCTGCTGATTGCGGTTTCGGCCTTCAGTCTCTGGGAAGGGTGGAAAGGCGCGTGA
- a CDS encoding cytochrome c, whose product MNWKAVAAAVAMAGMAFGSVTAADGTHDLRVALMKQVGGSAGALAAIAKGTKPYDAEAVKTALTTIAATAKVFPDQFKAGTETNDEGASPKIWENMDDFKARAAKLASDAETALAQLPADAAAVGATINALGANCGGCHKAYRLSK is encoded by the coding sequence ATGAATTGGAAAGCAGTAGCTGCCGCCGTGGCGATGGCCGGCATGGCCTTCGGCTCGGTGACCGCCGCCGACGGCACTCATGATTTGCGCGTTGCGCTGATGAAGCAGGTCGGCGGTTCGGCCGGTGCGCTGGCAGCCATCGCCAAGGGCACCAAACCCTATGACGCCGAGGCCGTGAAGACGGCGCTGACGACAATTGCGGCAACGGCCAAGGTTTTCCCCGATCAGTTCAAGGCGGGCACAGAGACGAACGACGAAGGCGCGAGCCCAAAGATCTGGGAAAACATGGACGACTTCAAGGCGCGCGCCGCCAAGCTTGCCAGCGATGCTGAAACTGCGCTCGCCCAGCTTCCAGCCGACGCCGCGGCCGTCGGCGCCACGATCAACGCGCTCGGCGCCAATTGCGGCGGCTGTCATAAGGCCTATCGCCTCAGCAAATGA
- a CDS encoding LacI family DNA-binding transcriptional regulator produces MSRPTIPDLAKAANVSISTVDRVLNGRDPVRPQTAERVLNAARQIGFHGVTAIARRLEHDKPVIKFGFLLKQSHRKLYQMWSDILVAATDAFPDAHGRAIVRFMDDLAPDKAAEAIYALSREADVIGMITSDHPQVNHAVDGLAAENIPVVTMISDISTASRAAYVGNDCVKKGRTAAWFIAGLNGNGGKVSVFVGSHRYLAQDLNEMGFRSYFRESAPGFQMLETVATLEEPEIAYEATRRLLQTEPNWVGLYVAGGGITGVMRALREDGGPAAKRLVVIAHELTNETRAGLAEGLIKVVLSHPAKLLGETLVHAMAESLDTGRSATVSQHIVPFEFYTATNI; encoded by the coding sequence ATGTCTCGCCCAACGATCCCTGACTTGGCAAAGGCCGCGAATGTGAGCATTTCAACGGTCGATCGCGTGCTGAACGGTCGCGATCCCGTGCGTCCCCAGACGGCGGAGCGGGTTCTCAACGCCGCCCGCCAGATCGGTTTTCATGGGGTGACCGCCATCGCTCGGCGACTTGAGCACGACAAGCCGGTGATCAAATTCGGTTTTCTCCTCAAGCAATCTCACCGCAAGCTTTATCAAATGTGGAGCGACATTCTCGTTGCTGCGACAGACGCATTTCCCGACGCTCATGGAAGAGCGATCGTCAGATTCATGGATGACCTTGCGCCCGACAAGGCCGCCGAGGCGATCTACGCTCTCAGTCGCGAAGCCGATGTCATCGGAATGATCACCTCCGACCACCCGCAGGTGAACCACGCCGTCGATGGTCTGGCGGCGGAAAACATTCCGGTTGTGACCATGATTTCCGATATTTCCACAGCCTCCCGTGCAGCCTATGTCGGCAACGATTGCGTCAAAAAGGGCCGCACGGCCGCTTGGTTCATAGCTGGGCTGAATGGCAACGGCGGCAAGGTTTCTGTCTTCGTCGGAAGTCACCGATACCTCGCTCAGGATCTGAACGAGATGGGCTTTCGGTCGTATTTCCGGGAGAGTGCACCAGGCTTTCAGATGCTGGAGACCGTTGCCACCCTTGAAGAGCCCGAAATTGCCTATGAGGCGACGCGCCGCCTTCTGCAGACCGAGCCGAATTGGGTCGGACTCTATGTTGCCGGCGGCGGCATCACGGGTGTGATGCGAGCCCTGCGGGAGGATGGTGGGCCGGCGGCCAAACGCCTGGTGGTCATAGCACACGAGCTCACGAACGAAACGAGAGCCGGGCTTGCCGAGGGGCTGATCAAGGTTGTTCTGTCTCATCCGGCAAAGCTGCTGGGAGAGACCCTGGTGCACGCCATGGCGGAATCTCTAGATACCGGCCGATCGGCAACAGTTTCGCAGCACATTGTCCCGTTTGAATTTTACACTGCCACGAATATTTGA
- a CDS encoding superoxide dismutase encodes MAFELPELPYDYEALAPFMSKETLEFHHDKHHKAYVDNGNKLAAEAGLSDLSLEDVVKKSFGTNAGLFNNAAQHYNHIHFWKWMKKGGGGNKLPGKLEAAFTSDLGGYDKFKADFANAGATQFGSGWAWVSVKNGKLEISKTPNGENPLVHGATPILGVDVWEHSYYIDYRNARPKYLEAFVDSLINWDYVLERYEEATK; translated from the coding sequence ATGGCTTTCGAATTGCCTGAACTTCCCTATGATTACGAAGCGCTTGCTCCCTTCATGTCGAAGGAAACGCTGGAGTTTCACCACGACAAGCACCACAAGGCCTATGTCGACAACGGCAACAAGCTCGCCGCCGAAGCCGGCCTTTCGGATCTCTCGCTCGAAGACGTCGTGAAGAAGTCCTTCGGCACCAATGCCGGCCTCTTCAACAACGCCGCCCAGCACTACAACCACATCCATTTCTGGAAGTGGATGAAGAAGGGCGGCGGCGGCAACAAGCTGCCGGGCAAGCTCGAGGCGGCCTTCACCTCCGACCTCGGCGGCTACGACAAGTTCAAGGCCGATTTCGCCAATGCCGGCGCCACCCAGTTCGGCTCCGGCTGGGCCTGGGTTTCCGTCAAGAACGGCAAGCTCGAAATCTCCAAGACCCCGAACGGCGAAAACCCGCTCGTTCACGGCGCCACCCCGATCCTCGGCGTCGACGTCTGGGAACACTCCTATTACATCGACTATCGCAACGCCCGCCCGAAATATCTCGAAGCCTTCGTCGATAGCCTGATCAACTGGGACTACGTTCTGGAACGCTACGAAGAAGCCACGAAGTAA
- a CDS encoding ABC transporter permease encodes MSMERADATVKREGQVISGSGKMNFPQIYRKYGTIMIFVGICILASILSPTFLTEANLTNVLRQVVVVSLLACGVTFIIILGHIDVSLGSVLALCGVLAASVMAMTGSVILAVAAGVAVGIVTGIINGFVITFFRIPSFIMTLAMTTVARGAVLLYTGGSPVTGLGDFKVIGQGSLGPVPISVIVLAVVVVVSWILLNKTKFGRYVYAVGGNERAARASGINPDSIVVKAFIFNGILCAVAGIVLMSRINSGQPAGGVGYEFDAITAVVVGGTSLMGGTGTITGTIIGSMIIGVINNMLNLMNVSSYWQQIIKGLIIAIAVILDVWTKSARSKKKA; translated from the coding sequence ATGAGCATGGAACGCGCAGACGCGACTGTGAAACGAGAAGGCCAGGTCATTTCAGGCTCTGGGAAGATGAATTTCCCTCAGATCTACCGCAAGTACGGCACAATCATGATCTTCGTCGGCATCTGCATCCTTGCCTCGATCTTGAGTCCGACATTTCTGACGGAGGCCAACCTGACCAACGTCCTGCGTCAGGTCGTCGTGGTGAGCCTTCTCGCGTGCGGCGTTACCTTCATCATCATTCTGGGGCACATCGACGTGTCGCTGGGATCGGTCCTGGCGCTCTGCGGCGTCTTGGCGGCCAGCGTGATGGCCATGACCGGAAGCGTCATTCTGGCGGTCGCCGCGGGCGTTGCCGTCGGGATCGTCACCGGCATCATCAACGGCTTCGTCATCACCTTCTTCCGCATCCCGTCATTCATCATGACTTTGGCCATGACGACGGTCGCGCGCGGCGCGGTCCTGCTTTACACGGGCGGTTCGCCGGTGACGGGACTGGGCGACTTCAAAGTGATCGGCCAGGGCTCGCTCGGCCCGGTGCCGATTTCCGTGATCGTTCTCGCGGTCGTTGTCGTCGTCTCCTGGATTCTTCTCAACAAGACCAAGTTCGGCCGATACGTCTATGCGGTCGGCGGCAATGAGCGTGCCGCTCGCGCTTCCGGCATCAATCCTGACAGCATTGTTGTAAAGGCTTTCATCTTCAACGGCATCCTGTGCGCCGTCGCAGGCATCGTCCTGATGTCTCGCATCAATTCCGGGCAGCCGGCCGGCGGCGTCGGCTACGAGTTCGATGCCATCACCGCCGTGGTCGTCGGCGGCACCAGCCTGATGGGCGGCACCGGAACGATCACCGGCACAATCATCGGATCGATGATCATCGGCGTCATCAACAACATGCTCAATCTCATGAATGTCAGCTCGTACTGGCAGCAGATCATCAAGGGTCTGATCATCGCGATCGCCGTGATCCTCGATGTCTGGACCAAGTCTGCCCGCAGCAAGAAGAAGGCATGA
- a CDS encoding MurR/RpiR family transcriptional regulator — translation MLRDRDSPPPSTLQELKCLIASRQLVFPIGVERVAREILERPEMMAFESAAAVARRCRVSQTTVHRLVRHIGFQTFGEFRAMIRDHLRSAAASRH, via the coding sequence ATGCTACGGGATCGCGACTCTCCTCCTCCCTCGACGCTGCAGGAACTGAAGTGCCTGATCGCCAGCCGGCAGCTCGTATTTCCCATCGGCGTCGAACGCGTGGCAAGGGAGATCCTAGAAAGGCCGGAAATGATGGCCTTTGAAAGCGCTGCCGCGGTTGCTCGCCGATGCCGCGTTTCTCAAACAACGGTCCATCGACTTGTACGCCACATTGGATTCCAAACATTCGGCGAGTTTCGCGCGATGATAAGGGACCATCTCCGCAGCGCGGCGGCCAGTCGCCACTGA
- a CDS encoding YafY family protein, whose amino-acid sequence MRKASRLFEIIQILRLARKPMTAAVMAETLEVTVRSIYRDIAALQAMRVPIEGGRGIGYIMRPGFDLPPLMFSIEEMEAIVLSLAMLERTADAELKQAARRVNQKIAGAVPAPLRQAMDNKALYAWGTIAQPPAGFDLAIVRRAIRDERKLLLGYRDELGRESERTIRPIALIYYSQTANIVAWCELREAIRNFRSDRVERCATAEDFFKGDGDRLREIWTSGWTETVSA is encoded by the coding sequence ATGCGCAAGGCTTCGCGGCTTTTCGAGATCATTCAGATCCTCAGGCTGGCAAGAAAACCGATGACGGCGGCTGTCATGGCCGAGACGCTTGAAGTGACCGTGCGCTCGATCTATCGCGATATCGCCGCACTTCAGGCGATGCGGGTGCCGATCGAAGGCGGACGCGGCATCGGCTATATCATGCGGCCGGGCTTTGACCTGCCGCCGCTGATGTTCTCGATCGAGGAGATGGAGGCGATCGTGCTGTCGCTGGCGATGCTCGAACGGACTGCGGACGCGGAGCTGAAGCAGGCCGCCCGCCGGGTCAACCAGAAGATCGCAGGCGCGGTGCCGGCGCCGCTGCGCCAGGCGATGGACAACAAGGCGCTTTATGCCTGGGGCACCATCGCGCAGCCGCCTGCTGGATTCGACCTTGCGATCGTGCGCCGCGCGATCCGCGACGAACGCAAACTCCTGCTCGGCTACCGCGACGAGCTCGGCCGGGAGAGCGAGCGCACGATCCGGCCGATCGCGCTGATCTATTATTCGCAGACCGCCAATATCGTCGCCTGGTGCGAGCTGCGCGAAGCGATCCGCAATTTCCGCAGCGACCGCGTTGAACGCTGCGCGACAGCTGAGGATTTCTTCAAAGGCGACGGCGACAGGCTGCGGGAAATCTGGACCAGCGGCTGGACCGAGACCGTGTCCGCCTGA
- a CDS encoding sugar ABC transporter ATP-binding protein: MSATLQKVAPLSGGEGHRTPVDTEAGFVLEMRSITKAFPGVLALDGMSLKVRAGTVHVLVGENGAGKSTLMKILSGLYAIDGGEILFRGEKLDHQNAAAALDRGISMIHQELSPVLDMTIAENIFLGREPSFGPTGVLSRLVDFDRMNSDTQALLDRLGLTYSPQSKMRDLSIAAMQLIEIVKAISREASLVIMDEPTSAISDTEVAMLFRQIADLKAAGVAIIYITHKMDEIFQIADDITVMRDGQFVAAAPASEYEPAKLISQMVGRTISSIFPKEEVPIGEIVLSVENLSRDGIFENVSFEVRAGEIIGLSGLIGAGRTEVARVIFGLDAADAGVIRLNGKPLKLTSPKDAIANGIAMVSEDRKAEGLVLCRSVGENISLANLKKFASGLFISERQEETAAQRMIKMLQIKTPDTAMIVENLSGGNQQKIVLAKWLLGDLKLLILDEPTRGIDVGSKSEIHRLMTEFARQGLAIVMISSELPEILGMSDRVVVMSEGRVTGELTRDEATQENIMRLATGGH, from the coding sequence ATGTCTGCGACCTTGCAAAAGGTGGCGCCGCTTTCGGGCGGCGAAGGCCATCGCACGCCTGTAGATACCGAAGCCGGCTTCGTTCTTGAAATGCGCTCAATCACGAAAGCCTTCCCTGGCGTTCTCGCGCTCGATGGCATGAGCCTGAAGGTTCGTGCCGGCACGGTCCATGTCCTCGTCGGGGAGAATGGCGCGGGCAAGTCGACGCTCATGAAGATCCTGAGCGGTCTCTACGCGATCGACGGCGGAGAAATCCTTTTCAGAGGCGAGAAGCTCGACCACCAGAACGCCGCAGCCGCGCTGGATCGAGGGATCTCGATGATCCATCAGGAACTCAGCCCGGTGCTCGACATGACGATCGCCGAAAACATCTTTCTCGGCCGCGAACCCAGTTTTGGCCCGACGGGTGTTTTGTCCCGGCTCGTCGATTTCGATCGCATGAACTCGGACACGCAGGCGCTCCTCGATCGTCTGGGCCTGACATACAGCCCCCAATCCAAGATGCGCGATCTGTCCATTGCGGCGATGCAACTAATCGAGATCGTCAAGGCGATTTCGCGCGAGGCCTCTCTCGTGATCATGGACGAACCGACGTCGGCGATCAGCGACACGGAAGTTGCGATGCTCTTCAGACAGATCGCTGACCTGAAGGCAGCAGGGGTGGCGATCATCTACATCACCCATAAGATGGACGAGATCTTCCAGATCGCCGACGACATCACGGTGATGCGCGACGGCCAGTTCGTCGCTGCCGCCCCGGCGAGCGAATACGAGCCGGCAAAGCTGATCTCTCAGATGGTCGGCCGCACGATCTCCAGCATCTTTCCGAAAGAGGAGGTGCCGATCGGCGAGATCGTCCTTTCCGTCGAGAACCTCTCTCGTGACGGCATTTTCGAAAATGTCAGCTTCGAGGTGCGTGCCGGCGAAATCATCGGCCTTTCCGGGCTGATCGGCGCCGGGCGGACGGAGGTCGCCCGGGTAATCTTCGGCTTGGACGCCGCGGACGCTGGCGTCATCCGCCTGAACGGAAAACCGCTAAAGCTCACATCGCCGAAGGATGCCATCGCCAACGGCATCGCGATGGTCTCGGAGGATCGCAAGGCGGAAGGTTTGGTGCTTTGCCGGTCCGTCGGCGAGAACATCTCGCTCGCGAACCTCAAGAAATTCGCGTCCGGCCTTTTCATCAGCGAGCGGCAGGAAGAGACAGCCGCCCAGCGCATGATCAAGATGCTCCAGATCAAGACGCCCGACACGGCAATGATCGTGGAGAACCTCAGCGGCGGCAATCAACAGAAAATCGTCCTGGCCAAATGGCTATTGGGTGATCTGAAACTGCTCATTCTCGACGAACCCACACGCGGCATCGACGTCGGGTCGAAATCCGAAATTCACAGACTGATGACCGAGTTCGCTCGTCAGGGGCTCGCAATCGTCATGATCTCATCCGAGCTGCCCGAAATCCTCGGCATGAGTGATCGCGTGGTGGTGATGAGCGAAGGCCGGGTCACCGGCGAGCTAACAAGAGACGAGGCCACTCAGGAAAACATCATGCGCCTCGCCACGGGAGGACACTGA
- a CDS encoding Gfo/Idh/MocA family oxidoreductase yields the protein MTIRVAVIGAGLMGGDHARIVAEDLPGARLQVVCDVDAARARQVADAHSAYDVDSDPDRIAARADVDAVIIASPDFTHAHLSLSCIRAGKRALCEKPLSQSSQECLEIMQAEEAASSKFIMLGFMRRFDQSYVEMKRALAHGAIGRPLMMHNFHRNVATPASDFTGAMAITNSAPHEFDVVRHVLDTEYVSISAFQPKRSDALVAPVYMVLETADDQLVNIEINNNAAYGYDVRAELVGEKATIAMNAVNYTRVDRELGQSTSYEADWRGRYAEAYRRQNRAFVRFVETGVFPHIASSSWDGYCAAKVAEAGVRALNDGRKIPVEMIAKPEFYA from the coding sequence ATGACAATAAGGGTCGCCGTCATCGGGGCGGGACTGATGGGAGGCGACCATGCGAGAATCGTCGCCGAAGATCTGCCGGGCGCGCGCCTTCAGGTCGTCTGCGACGTGGATGCCGCCCGCGCCCGCCAAGTGGCGGACGCCCACAGCGCTTATGATGTCGATTCCGATCCCGACCGGATCGCCGCTCGGGCGGATGTCGATGCAGTGATCATCGCAAGCCCCGATTTCACACACGCGCACCTGTCGCTCTCCTGCATAAGAGCCGGCAAACGAGCTCTCTGCGAAAAGCCGCTGTCGCAGTCCTCGCAAGAATGCCTGGAGATCATGCAGGCGGAAGAAGCTGCAAGCTCGAAATTCATCATGCTCGGCTTCATGCGCCGCTTCGACCAGTCCTATGTCGAAATGAAGCGGGCTCTGGCGCATGGCGCAATTGGCCGCCCCCTGATGATGCACAACTTTCATCGCAATGTCGCGACGCCCGCATCGGACTTCACAGGAGCGATGGCGATCACGAATTCCGCCCCGCACGAGTTCGATGTCGTCCGGCACGTCCTCGACACTGAATATGTCTCGATCTCCGCTTTCCAGCCGAAGCGGTCCGACGCGCTGGTCGCACCGGTCTATATGGTGCTCGAAACCGCGGATGATCAACTCGTCAATATCGAAATCAACAATAACGCAGCCTACGGATACGACGTCCGCGCGGAACTGGTGGGCGAGAAGGCCACCATCGCCATGAACGCTGTCAACTACACTCGCGTCGACCGGGAACTCGGACAGAGCACAAGCTACGAGGCGGATTGGCGCGGCCGCTACGCCGAAGCCTATCGCCGCCAGAACCGCGCCTTCGTTCGGTTCGTCGAGACCGGAGTCTTCCCGCACATCGCGTCGAGCAGTTGGGATGGATACTGTGCCGCGAAAGTCGCCGAAGCCGGCGTCAGAGCCTTGAACGACGGCCGCAAGATCCCCGTCGAAATGATTGCTAAACCGGAGTTTTACGCATGA
- a CDS encoding sugar ABC transporter substrate-binding protein, translating into MKAISKLALACAISLAAISTGAAFAADKFVVGYANMADTDVFVMARKNAFIEASKSDPAVEVNFSDANNDVSKQLDQIDNFIAQKVSAIVVVPVDYQGIVPGVEKANQAGIPVIALGIQSAGGKYTFVGSKNIDAGRLQGEYMKEHLPKDAKILYLEGTPGLSHTQERKKGFEDALGRSDVTTLASLSANYDRAEGMKVTEDWIQSFPKFDAIVAANDQMALGALEALQGADRLKGVMISGVDGTADALDAIKAGTMSQTIFQDAAGQAKAAFEVVEGLKKGEAAPAEKLVPFASITKDNVGQYAKK; encoded by the coding sequence ATGAAAGCCATTTCCAAACTCGCTCTCGCGTGCGCCATATCCCTTGCCGCCATCTCCACCGGCGCCGCATTCGCCGCCGACAAGTTCGTCGTCGGTTACGCCAACATGGCGGATACGGACGTCTTCGTCATGGCGCGCAAAAACGCCTTCATCGAAGCGTCGAAATCCGATCCGGCCGTCGAAGTGAACTTCTCAGACGCCAACAACGACGTCAGCAAGCAGCTCGATCAGATCGACAACTTCATCGCGCAGAAAGTCAGCGCGATCGTCGTCGTGCCGGTCGACTACCAGGGTATCGTACCGGGCGTCGAGAAGGCGAACCAGGCCGGCATTCCCGTCATCGCTCTCGGCATCCAATCGGCAGGCGGCAAGTACACGTTCGTCGGCTCGAAGAACATCGATGCCGGCCGCCTTCAGGGCGAGTACATGAAAGAACACCTGCCGAAGGACGCCAAGATCCTCTACCTCGAAGGCACGCCGGGGCTCTCGCACACGCAGGAGCGCAAGAAGGGCTTCGAGGATGCGCTCGGCCGTTCCGACGTGACTACTCTCGCCAGCCTCTCGGCCAATTACGACCGCGCAGAAGGCATGAAGGTTACGGAAGACTGGATCCAGAGCTTTCCGAAATTCGACGCGATCGTCGCAGCCAACGACCAGATGGCGTTGGGGGCGCTGGAAGCACTCCAGGGCGCCGACCGTCTCAAGGGCGTGATGATCTCCGGTGTCGATGGCACCGCCGATGCTCTGGACGCGATCAAGGCAGGCACCATGTCGCAGACCATCTTCCAAGACGCCGCGGGCCAGGCGAAGGCCGCTTTCGAGGTTGTGGAAGGCCTGAAAAAGGGCGAGGCCGCTCCGGCCGAAAAGCTGGTGCCGTTCGCCTCGATCACCAAGGACAATGTTGGCCAGTACGCAAAGAAGTAA